The proteins below come from a single Burkholderia sp. FERM BP-3421 genomic window:
- a CDS encoding ion channel — translation MPDDPVSSAPRVTRGRKIWSGTRFVTAHGMAAPGWRDLYYWALKVSWPVFFAALAVLFLVNNTVFAGLYLLGHAPIANQSPPGFAGAFFFSVETLATVGYGDMHPQTYYAHLIATLEIFVGMSGIALSTGLVFARFARPRAKILFARHVVVRMLNGRMTLMMRVANARQNVIAEARAKLRLMRKEGSPEGFGMLKIHDLKLVRHEHPIFLLGWSLMHVIDETSPLHGATPESLATGAALLMLMIEGSDETTAQVMQARHAWEHDAIRWNHRYVDLMSEVDGMTHIDYSRFNDVVPVEPPAGPDLSRA, via the coding sequence ATGCCCGACGATCCCGTTTCCTCCGCCCCCCGCGTGACGCGCGGCCGCAAGATCTGGTCCGGCACGCGCTTCGTGACCGCGCACGGCATGGCGGCGCCGGGCTGGCGCGATCTCTACTACTGGGCGCTCAAGGTCAGCTGGCCGGTGTTCTTCGCCGCGCTCGCCGTGCTGTTCCTCGTCAACAACACGGTGTTCGCGGGCCTGTACCTGCTCGGCCATGCGCCGATCGCGAACCAGTCGCCGCCCGGCTTCGCGGGTGCGTTCTTCTTCAGCGTCGAGACGCTCGCGACCGTCGGCTACGGCGACATGCATCCGCAGACCTACTACGCACACCTGATCGCGACGCTCGAGATCTTCGTCGGGATGTCGGGCATCGCGTTGTCGACCGGGCTCGTGTTCGCGCGCTTCGCGCGGCCGCGCGCGAAGATCCTGTTCGCGCGTCACGTGGTGGTGCGCATGCTCAACGGCCGCATGACCTTGATGATGCGCGTCGCGAACGCGCGCCAGAACGTGATCGCGGAGGCGCGCGCGAAGCTGCGCCTGATGCGCAAGGAAGGCTCGCCCGAGGGCTTCGGGATGCTCAAGATCCACGACCTGAAGCTGGTGCGCCACGAGCATCCGATCTTCCTGCTCGGCTGGAGCCTGATGCACGTGATCGACGAGACGAGCCCGCTGCACGGCGCGACGCCCGAATCGCTCGCGACGGGCGCCGCGCTCCTGATGCTGATGATCGAGGGCTCGGACGAGACCACGGCGCAGGTGATGCAGGCGCGCCATGCGTGGGAGCACGACGCGATCCGCTGGAATCATCGCTATGTCGACCTGATGAGCGAGGTCGACGGCATGACGCACATCGACTACAGCCGCTTCAACGACGTCGTGCCGGTGGAGCCGCCCGCCGGGCCCGATCTCAGCCGGGCATGA
- a CDS encoding LysR substrate-binding domain-containing protein: MIAMSQTNFDIAALRSLVAGMDLGSFAKAADRVARSSSAVSAQIRKLEAQAGTPLFRKAGRGLDLTDAGASMLSYARRLIELNDEAAAAVRGVNLDGWVRIGLPEDFGEAVLPDVLGRFARAHPKVRIEARVARNAELLERLDTDQLDLALVWGDAGAVDLDARAGLAGEVIDHAPMRWIGAAAPVAFDADEPLPLVVFDRPCAFFNAATAALDRAGVPWRIAFASPSLAGLWAAAAAGLGVTVRSRYGLPASVRALDGPAGRGLPALPNLPLMLLRNTSAATPTVARLAQIMLQAVRAPAEAAPPLAA; encoded by the coding sequence ATGATTGCCATGTCGCAGACCAATTTCGACATCGCCGCGCTGCGCAGCCTGGTGGCCGGGATGGACCTGGGCAGTTTCGCGAAGGCGGCCGATCGGGTCGCACGTTCGTCGTCGGCGGTCAGCGCGCAGATCCGCAAGCTGGAGGCGCAGGCGGGCACGCCACTGTTCCGCAAGGCGGGGCGCGGGCTCGATCTGACCGACGCGGGGGCGTCGATGCTGAGCTACGCGCGGCGGCTGATCGAACTCAACGACGAGGCCGCGGCCGCGGTGCGCGGCGTGAACCTCGACGGCTGGGTGCGGATCGGCCTGCCGGAGGATTTCGGCGAGGCGGTGCTGCCGGACGTGCTCGGGCGCTTCGCCCGTGCGCATCCCAAGGTGCGGATCGAGGCGCGGGTCGCGCGCAATGCCGAGCTGCTCGAACGGCTCGACACGGATCAGCTTGATCTCGCGCTGGTGTGGGGCGACGCCGGCGCGGTGGATCTCGACGCGCGCGCGGGGTTGGCGGGCGAGGTGATCGATCACGCGCCGATGCGCTGGATCGGCGCCGCGGCGCCGGTCGCGTTCGATGCCGACGAACCGTTGCCGCTCGTGGTGTTCGATCGGCCGTGCGCGTTCTTCAACGCGGCGACGGCCGCGCTGGACCGGGCCGGCGTGCCGTGGCGGATCGCGTTCGCAAGCCCGAGCCTCGCGGGCCTGTGGGCGGCCGCGGCGGCCGGGCTCGGGGTGACGGTGCGGTCGCGCTACGGCCTGCCCGCGTCGGTGCGCGCGCTCGACGGGCCGGCGGGGCGCGGGCTGCCCGCGCTGCCGAACTTGCCCTTGATGTTGTTGCGCAATACCTCGGCGGCGACGCCGACGGTCGCGCGGCTCGCGCAGATCATGCTGCAGGCGGTGCGCGCGCCGGCCGAGGCGGCGCCGCCGCTGGCGGCGTGA
- a CDS encoding DUF3472 domain-containing protein, with protein sequence MSTVKISRPHAGAVISFLKKSLLFSLLAFTAMEAPVYAAAGGPHQYWTNPAGTGAWNLDQYITISADQPMNFWSHEFYLQGGDTGYIGLQDTPNGKTAIFSLWNATSGTATTSGFNCQGGAENGPVWRCMGNYNWKVGVRYRLRLWETASTPNGVTWVGTVQDTSTGVETAIGYLTSRSGQNLISYSVNWIESYSLNSVTNPDVVCNSKQPATGYFEYPTANNGAITFKPNYPSNVACGSHNSGENNAVFIYQ encoded by the coding sequence GTGAGTACTGTGAAAATTTCCCGCCCGCATGCCGGTGCTGTCATTTCTTTTTTAAAGAAATCCCTCTTGTTCTCATTGCTGGCTTTCACCGCAATGGAAGCGCCGGTATATGCGGCCGCAGGTGGGCCGCATCAATACTGGACCAACCCGGCAGGCACCGGGGCCTGGAATCTCGATCAATATATTACGATCTCCGCGGACCAGCCCATGAATTTCTGGTCGCATGAATTTTATCTGCAAGGTGGCGATACGGGTTATATCGGCTTGCAGGACACGCCGAATGGCAAGACGGCAATCTTTTCATTGTGGAATGCAACGTCGGGAACGGCCACAACGTCGGGGTTCAATTGCCAAGGTGGAGCGGAAAACGGGCCCGTCTGGCGCTGCATGGGCAACTACAACTGGAAGGTCGGCGTGAGATATCGCCTTCGCCTTTGGGAGACCGCCTCCACGCCCAATGGCGTCACCTGGGTCGGGACGGTGCAGGACACCTCCACGGGTGTTGAGACGGCTATTGGCTATCTTACAAGCCGGTCCGGGCAAAACCTGATCAGCTATTCCGTGAACTGGATCGAGAGTTATTCCTTGAATAGCGTGACCAACCCCGATGTCGTTTGTAATTCAAAGCAACCGGCGACAGGTTACTTTGAATATCCGACCGCCAACAATGGCGCCATCACATTTAAGCCGAACTATCCCTCCAATGTAGCGTGCGGATCGCATAATTCAGGTGAAAATAATGCGGTTTTCATCTATCAGTAA
- the dapA gene encoding 4-hydroxy-tetrahydrodipicolinate synthase — MQVRFEGIWLPIITPFHQDAVDHAALARLARHYAAEGIAGFVAGATTGEGALLDAAEVHAIHATLRDAAPGLPVVLGVSSISTRDAVGRARELAALGPAGLLVTPPAYVRPSQAGVRQHFEAVAVAADLPILVYNIPYRTGVEVSLETLQALARDPRIVGVKECGGGIDRMMRLVHDTPLRILSGDDPQNFAALCVGAHGTIASSAHLLPAWHVRIHALLRRGELAAARRRAVALQPLVRALFEEPNPAPVKALLAMRGHCEDGLRLPFVPAGDALRARLRTVWEALEKVEETEGVA, encoded by the coding sequence ATGCAAGTCCGTTTCGAAGGCATCTGGCTGCCGATCATCACACCGTTCCACCAGGACGCCGTCGATCACGCGGCGCTCGCCCGTCTCGCGCGCCACTACGCGGCCGAGGGCATCGCCGGGTTCGTTGCCGGCGCAACCACCGGCGAAGGCGCGCTGCTCGACGCCGCCGAGGTGCACGCGATCCACGCGACGCTGCGCGACGCCGCCCCCGGCCTGCCCGTCGTGCTCGGCGTGTCGTCGATCTCGACCCGCGACGCCGTGGGGCGCGCCCGCGAGCTGGCCGCGCTCGGCCCGGCCGGCCTGCTCGTCACGCCGCCCGCTTACGTGCGGCCGTCGCAGGCCGGGGTCCGGCAGCATTTCGAAGCGGTCGCCGTCGCGGCCGACCTGCCGATCCTCGTCTACAACATCCCGTACCGGACGGGCGTCGAGGTGTCGCTGGAAACGCTGCAGGCGCTCGCCCGCGATCCGCGCATCGTCGGCGTGAAGGAATGCGGCGGCGGGATCGACCGGATGATGCGGCTCGTGCACGACACGCCGCTGCGCATCCTGTCCGGCGACGATCCGCAGAACTTCGCGGCGCTGTGCGTCGGCGCGCACGGCACGATCGCCAGTTCCGCGCATTTGCTGCCCGCGTGGCACGTGCGGATCCATGCGCTGCTGCGACGGGGCGAACTGGCCGCCGCGCGCCGCCGCGCGGTCGCGCTGCAGCCGCTCGTGCGGGCGCTGTTCGAGGAGCCGAATCCCGCGCCCGTCAAGGCGCTGCTCGCGATGCGCGGGCACTGCGAGGATGGCCTGCGGCTCCCGTTCGTGCCGGCCGGCGACGCGTTGCGGGCGCGCTTGCGGACGGTGTGGGAGGCGTTGGAGAAGGTGGAGGAGACGGAGGGGGTTGCATGA
- a CDS encoding sulfate ABC transporter substrate-binding protein: MKHTLGIGGWLRAGVVAAALGAASLAQADTALLNVSYDVTRELYKDINASFVAAYKQQAGETVAIRQSHGASSAQALSVLQGLQADVVTMNQPNDIDLLAERGQLLSKDWRARFPHNSSPYSTTMVFLVRKGNPKQIRDWSDLAKPGVQVIIANPKTSGNGRYAYLAAWGYQKQKGAGDAQALEFEKAIFRNVPVLDSGGRGATTTFTQRGIGDVLVTFENEVALMDTGASGADFEAVYPSASILAEPPVAVVDKVVDKKGTRKAAQAYLAYLYTPAAQEIIARHHLRPRDPEVLRKHAAEFKPLKTFSVEQVFGSWANAQKTHFADGGTFDQIIVDRK; this comes from the coding sequence ATGAAGCACACCCTGGGGATCGGCGGCTGGCTGCGGGCCGGCGTGGTCGCGGCGGCGCTCGGCGCGGCGTCGCTCGCGCAGGCGGACACGGCGCTCTTGAACGTGTCGTACGACGTCACGCGCGAGCTGTACAAGGACATCAACGCGAGCTTCGTCGCCGCCTACAAGCAGCAGGCGGGCGAGACCGTGGCGATCCGCCAGTCGCACGGCGCATCGAGCGCGCAGGCGCTGTCGGTGCTGCAGGGCCTGCAGGCGGACGTCGTGACGATGAACCAGCCGAACGACATCGATCTGCTCGCCGAGCGCGGCCAGCTGCTGTCGAAGGACTGGCGCGCGCGCTTCCCGCACAACAGCTCGCCGTACTCGACGACGATGGTGTTCCTGGTGCGCAAGGGCAATCCGAAGCAGATCCGCGACTGGAGCGATCTCGCGAAGCCCGGGGTGCAGGTGATCATCGCGAACCCGAAGACCTCGGGCAACGGCCGCTACGCGTATCTGGCCGCATGGGGCTACCAGAAGCAGAAGGGCGCGGGCGACGCGCAGGCGCTCGAATTCGAGAAGGCGATTTTCCGCAACGTGCCGGTGCTCGATTCGGGCGGCCGCGGCGCGACCACGACGTTCACGCAGCGCGGCATCGGCGACGTGCTCGTCACGTTCGAGAACGAGGTCGCGCTGATGGACACCGGCGCGTCGGGCGCGGACTTCGAGGCGGTGTATCCGTCCGCGAGCATCCTCGCGGAGCCGCCCGTCGCGGTGGTCGACAAGGTGGTCGACAAGAAGGGCACGCGCAAGGCGGCGCAGGCGTATCTCGCGTACCTGTACACGCCGGCCGCGCAGGAGATCATCGCGCGCCACCATCTGCGCCCGCGCGATCCCGAGGTGCTGAGGAAGCACGCGGCCGAGTTCAAGCCGCTCAAGACCTTCAGCGTCGAACAGGTCTTCGGCAGCTGGGCGAACGCGCAGAAGACCCACTTCGCGGACGGCGGGACCTTCGACCAGATCATCGTCGACCGGAAGTGA